The Primulina tabacum isolate GXHZ01 chromosome 10, ASM2559414v2, whole genome shotgun sequence region CGGAAACATcgtcgggaaatacatccggaaAATCCTAAACTACCTCCACATCCTCAATAGTTCTACTGTCAGTGTCGAGTTCAGATATAATACTAGCGAGAAAACCTTGACAACCCCTTTGAATAATCTTCTTCGCATGCATGCATGAAATAATATGCGGCATTTGATTGTTTTGCGTCGCCTCAAAGATAAATGCTTTCCCATTTGGTTGTCTAATAGATATCGACCTCCGTCGAAAAATCAATAGTGGCCCCATTTAGTGTAAGCCAATCCATGCCCAAAATAATTTCGAACTCACACATAGGTAGTACTATAAGATCCAATCGTATAATATTCTTTTGCAATTTGAGTTCTACATCCTTAACCATGCTACTAGAAACCATATGTTCGCCAGAAGGCACTATAACTTTGAATCCCGACTCCACATCCACTGGTAAGATTCTCAATTTCTTCATGAAGGATTCAGATATGAATGAGTACGTAGCTCCAGAGTCGAGTAAAGCGTAAGTAGCTATTCCCGCTAGCAATATTCGTCCGCGTAATATTCATATTATTCTCGATTAAGGCCATAAAAATTAGGAATTTCATATCATCTGGCCCCCTCTAATTTCCCATATTTGCATTTCAGCCCCCCTTGAGCGTTCGTAAATTTCTAGTTAGACCTTTAAGTTTC contains the following coding sequences:
- the LOC142505014 gene encoding uncharacterized protein LOC142505014 — translated: MGLKAGNCRKLKQPTTGRAYVMQDEQAEPDMTLITAGIATYALLDSGATYSFISESFMKKLRILPVDVESGFKVIVPSGEHMVSSSMVKDVELKLQKNIIRLDLIVLPMCEFEIILGMDWLTLNGATIDFSTEVDIY